The DNA region CACCGAGCCGCTGTCGACAGCGCTGAACTCCGGGCGGATCAACCACGCCTATCTGTTCTCCGGGCCGCGAGGCTGTGGCAAGACATCCTCGGCGAGGATCCTGGCGCGCTCGCTGAACTGCGAGCAGGGGCCGACTTCCACGCCGTGCGGCGTCTGCGATTCCTGCGTCGCGCTGGCGCCCAACGGTCCCGGCAACGTCGACGTCGTCGAACTCGACGCCGCCAGCCACGGCGGTGTCGACGACACCCGCGAACTGCGAGACCGGGCGTTCTACGCGCCCGCACAGTCGCGCTATCGCATCTTCATCGTCGACGAGGCCCACATGGTCACCACGGCGGGCTTCAACGCTCTGCTCAAGATCGTCGAGGAGCCACCCGAGCACCTGATCTTCGTGTTCGCCACCACCGAACCGGAGAAGGTGTTGCCGACCATCCGGTCGCGTACCCACCACTACCCGTTCCGGCTGCTGGCGCCCAAGACGATGCGCACCCTGATCGAGAAGATCATCGCCTCGGAGGACGTCGACGTCGACGACGCGGTGTTCCCGCTGGTCATCCGCGCCGGCGGGGGGTCACCCCGGGACACGTTGAGCGTGCTCGACCAGCTGCTGGCCGGGGCCGACGGCAACCACGTCGCCTACCAGCGGGCGTTGTCCCTGCTGGGGGCCACCGACCTCGCCCTGATCGACGATGCGATCGACGCGTTAGCCGCCGGTGACGCCGCTGCGCTGTTCGGCGCGGTGGAGGGTGTCATCGACGCCGGCCACGACCCGCGCAGGTTCGCCACCGACCTGCTCGAGCGGTTCCGCGACCTGATCGTGCTGCAGGCGGTGCCCGACGCGGTCGCGCGGGGCGTCGTCGACGGAGCCGAGGACGTGTTGGAGCGGATGCGTGACCAGTCGGCCCGGGTCGGCATGGCCACCCTGACCCGCTACGCCGAAGTGGTGCACGCCGGACTGGGAGAGATGCGCGGAGCGACCGCACCGCGGCTGCTGCTCGAGGTGGTGTGTGCCCGGCTGCTGCTGCCGTCGGCCAGTGACACCGAATCCGCGCTGCTGCAGCGGGTGGAACGCATCGAGACCCGGCTCGACATGTCGATTCCCGCCGGCGAGCAGGTCAGTGCCGCCCTCGCGCCTCCGAAACAATTCGTCCGCAAGACCAAGGCCGCCCCCGAGCCCGAGCTGACACCCAAGCCCGCCGCGCCGGCGCCTGCGGTGCCCAAGCCTGTCGCGCCTGCGGTGCCCAAGCCTGTCGCGCCTGCCGTCGAGCCTGCGGCCGTCGAGCCTGCGGCCGTCGAGCCTGCGCCCGTCGAGCCTGCGCCTGAATCCGTCGCCCCGCCGCCGGCTCCGAAACCCGTTGAGCCCGAACCTGCCTCGCCACCTCCGGTCCGGCCACCGGCGGCACCGGCTGTGGAGGCGCCGGCCGCTACACCGCCGGCAGCGGTCGCCACCGGTGAACCCAACGCCGCTGCGGTGCGCAGCATGTGGACCACCGTGCGGGAAAAGGTCCGCGAGCGCAGTCGCACCACCGAGGTGATGCTCGCGGGTGCGATCGTGCGTGCC from Mycobacterium sp. DL includes:
- a CDS encoding DNA polymerase III subunits gamma/tau, translated to MALYRKYRPASFAEVVGQEHVTEPLSTALNSGRINHAYLFSGPRGCGKTSSARILARSLNCEQGPTSTPCGVCDSCVALAPNGPGNVDVVELDAASHGGVDDTRELRDRAFYAPAQSRYRIFIVDEAHMVTTAGFNALLKIVEEPPEHLIFVFATTEPEKVLPTIRSRTHHYPFRLLAPKTMRTLIEKIIASEDVDVDDAVFPLVIRAGGGSPRDTLSVLDQLLAGADGNHVAYQRALSLLGATDLALIDDAIDALAAGDAAALFGAVEGVIDAGHDPRRFATDLLERFRDLIVLQAVPDAVARGVVDGAEDVLERMRDQSARVGMATLTRYAEVVHAGLGEMRGATAPRLLLEVVCARLLLPSASDTESALLQRVERIETRLDMSIPAGEQVSAALAPPKQFVRKTKAAPEPELTPKPAAPAPAVPKPVAPAVPKPVAPAVEPAAVEPAAVEPAPVEPAPESVAPPPAPKPVEPEPASPPPVRPPAAPAVEAPAATPPAAVATGEPNAAAVRSMWTTVREKVRERSRTTEVMLAGAIVRAVDGDTLVLSHESAPLAKRLTEQRNADVIREALKDALGVNWKIRCETGAAASEPAVSPPPRQSPAEPEQANDDEESMLAEAGKDDPLAPRRDPEEAALELLQTELGARRIQAD